In Deinococcus malanensis, one DNA window encodes the following:
- a CDS encoding DUF177 domain-containing protein, producing MTDSPRIHLGSLLRSSEDAHAEGELTELTYEQGGAEQTLSFAQPAYFEVDINPLGGQEMYLQGTFEPTLVMECARCLREVQVPLDLTLGTLMRYEPSVEIPHLEEVETGEEILVFGDPNLDLSAYLAETTLLAAPLSVLHAPDCKGLCQVCGHDLNDGPCEHMAQVPVEEIDDELGVPEGTVHAKQTPFAALQGLKLPED from the coding sequence ATGACCGATTCGCCCCGCATTCACCTGGGTTCGCTGCTGCGCTCCTCCGAGGACGCGCACGCCGAAGGCGAACTGACCGAGCTGACCTACGAGCAGGGCGGCGCCGAACAGACCCTGTCCTTTGCCCAGCCGGCCTACTTCGAAGTCGACATCAATCCCCTGGGTGGCCAGGAGATGTATCTGCAGGGCACGTTTGAGCCCACCCTGGTCATGGAATGCGCCCGCTGCCTGCGCGAGGTCCAGGTGCCGCTGGACCTCACGCTGGGCACCCTGATGCGCTACGAGCCCTCGGTGGAAATCCCGCATCTGGAAGAAGTCGAGACCGGCGAGGAAATACTGGTGTTCGGCGACCCCAACCTGGACCTCAGTGCTTACCTGGCCGAAACCACCCTGCTGGCCGCGCCGCTCAGCGTGCTGCACGCGCCGGACTGCAAGGGCCTGTGTCAGGTCTGCGGCCATGACCTCAATGACGGCCCCTGCGAGCACATGGCCCAGGTGCCGGTCGAGGAGATCGACGACGAACTGGGCGTTCCCGAAGGCACCGTGCATGCCAAACAAACCCCCTTCGCGGCGTTGCAGGGCCTGAAACTGCCCGAGGACTGA
- a CDS encoding polymer-forming cytoskeletal protein, producing the protein MGGSRHNPEHDASTPGWLEWLHLEAEGALPPEAQASLATLPDQAEVQRQRVRLAHAAQALSTLEAPVAPRSVALPAAQEVAWSARLQVLRPAQLPVSVAAQVQSDIRVSRQLGEASLPPLPVSVAEEVTRTVDLVRKLNPPALPQPAIPRSVAASVAAEVAGTRQLDLTPPSLPRSVAASVVARLGTSGVLQPAHRPAGHSAQPPMHTLPSLRRHNPAPLLLVVALLLSLTLLAVTTAWPNLAAGMLVLRTLLAQVSPVAGVGLGLLLLTSLLVTWRPTPGLRQVGAGAFALSAVLTLPALYQVVGQGDIRFGQDITVQGLVRGNVIVVGGDVHLQEDARVQGEVVTLLGDVQRSPGAQVSGRVNALLGHAPGDLEALETQPPAGISLATAAAFRPVLGWLGAAAWPQVFVTLTGGALLLLFVAGAAPGLARRQRHAPMRTLALGVLVLAALMGPALALALAGLLGPALLGAALAVLVIAIGLSVSAYDVGRALATRMRLPVPDAVGALLGLSAIAASLSQPPLAFGLALIGGAWGAGTLVLAREHLQQRP; encoded by the coding sequence ATGGGCGGGAGTCGTCACAATCCAGAGCATGACGCCTCCACCCCGGGGTGGCTGGAGTGGCTGCATCTGGAAGCAGAAGGGGCATTGCCCCCCGAGGCCCAGGCTTCACTGGCGACCCTGCCTGATCAGGCAGAAGTGCAGCGGCAACGGGTCAGGCTGGCCCATGCCGCCCAGGCGCTGAGCACCCTGGAAGCTCCGGTAGCGCCCCGCAGCGTGGCCCTCCCAGCTGCGCAGGAAGTGGCATGGAGTGCCCGCCTGCAGGTTCTGCGTCCGGCGCAGCTGCCTGTGTCTGTGGCGGCACAGGTGCAGTCAGACATCCGGGTCTCGCGGCAACTCGGTGAGGCCAGTCTGCCTCCCCTCCCCGTCAGTGTGGCTGAAGAGGTCACGCGTACGGTTGACCTTGTTCGCAAGCTCAACCCTCCTGCCCTGCCACAGCCGGCGATCCCTCGCAGCGTCGCCGCCAGTGTCGCAGCAGAGGTGGCGGGGACGCGGCAGCTGGACCTTACTCCCCCTTCCCTGCCCCGTTCGGTGGCGGCCAGCGTGGTGGCACGCCTAGGGACCTCCGGGGTCCTGCAGCCGGCTCACCGGCCAGCCGGGCACTCTGCGCAGCCCCCCATGCATACCCTGCCCTCGTTGCGGCGGCATAACCCGGCGCCTTTGCTGCTGGTCGTGGCGCTGCTGCTGAGCCTGACGCTGCTGGCGGTCACGACAGCCTGGCCGAATCTGGCGGCGGGCATGCTGGTCCTGCGCACCCTGCTGGCCCAGGTCTCACCTGTGGCGGGTGTGGGGCTGGGCCTGCTGCTGCTGACCAGCCTGCTGGTGACCTGGCGCCCAACCCCAGGGCTACGGCAGGTGGGAGCCGGCGCCTTCGCACTCTCGGCGGTGCTGACCCTGCCGGCGCTGTATCAGGTGGTTGGTCAGGGGGACATCCGCTTTGGTCAGGACATCACGGTGCAGGGACTGGTGAGGGGAAACGTGATCGTGGTCGGCGGCGACGTGCACCTTCAGGAAGACGCCCGGGTTCAGGGTGAGGTGGTGACCCTGCTGGGTGACGTGCAGCGTTCGCCCGGCGCCCAGGTCAGTGGACGTGTCAACGCCCTGCTGGGTCATGCGCCGGGGGACCTGGAGGCTCTGGAGACGCAGCCGCCGGCCGGAATCAGCCTGGCCACCGCTGCGGCGTTCCGTCCGGTACTGGGCTGGCTGGGCGCCGCTGCCTGGCCCCAGGTGTTTGTCACGCTGACCGGAGGGGCTCTGCTGCTTCTCTTTGTGGCTGGCGCCGCGCCGGGTCTCGCGAGGCGCCAGCGCCATGCTCCCATGCGGACCCTGGCCCTGGGAGTCCTGGTTCTGGCTGCCCTGATGGGTCCGGCGCTGGCGCTGGCGCTGGCAGGGCTGCTGGGTCCGGCACTGCTGGGGGCAGCCCTGGCTGTTCTGGTGATTGCAATTGGCCTGAGTGTCAGCGCCTATGACGTTGGACGTGCGCTGGCCACCCGGATGCGTTTACCGGTTCCGGACGCTGTGGGCGCCCTGCTGGGCCTGAGTGCAATAGCCGCCAGCCTCAGTCAGCCGCCACTGGCATTCGGTCTCGCCCTGATCGGTGGCGCCTGGGGAGCCGGAACACTGGTCCTGGCCCGCGAGCACCTGCAGCAGCGGCCCTGA
- a CDS encoding ATP-binding protein has translation MSLRPALPRPVRLSVPELAREVALPYTPRLLRVQTRVFLTTLGAFLLLALPLALLASLVLRGGLYQTFADRALRESQLMATLPPVVSALSGDKVARTQLNALVNRYRVVLRADYIVITDQSAIRLTHPNPDQIGQRMVGGDFKAFLRGQSMTETVAGTLGPSVRAKVPVLAGDGRVLGLASVGFLLPRVEDVFWNVVRAALPWYLAALGLALLLANLLARRVRATLLDLEPEQVAGGLLHFRTVLNTLQDGVLVVRAGQIYVMNPQARAMLGASHRLPVPLRDLLPDLPAQEDRSPHTLDVRGQPVLVDVHTAEDGAQVITLRDLARVQALADELTQSRRYAELLRAQTHEFTNRLHTLAGLLHLGETQEALQLIHAQAARHTAHADAVRQLGHVRLAALLLGKFDRAAELGVTLTIDPLSKLPETLAPGVLDALELAAGNLIENACEAASGLPDARVQVLIAADPEGLILEVRDTGNGVPPALLTSLTHRGVSSKGSGRGVGLALVQERVAALGGTLTHDRLPDPTGRLWTRFTLDLPAGDTP, from the coding sequence GTGTCTCTTCGTCCGGCGTTACCCCGCCCGGTCCGGCTGAGTGTGCCCGAGCTGGCGCGTGAGGTTGCGCTGCCGTACACGCCCCGGCTGCTGCGGGTACAGACCCGGGTGTTTCTGACCACACTGGGGGCCTTCTTGCTGCTGGCCCTGCCTCTGGCCCTGCTGGCCAGTCTGGTGCTGCGCGGTGGTCTGTACCAGACCTTCGCTGACCGGGCGCTGCGCGAATCGCAGCTGATGGCCACCCTGCCCCCGGTGGTGTCGGCGCTCAGCGGAGACAAGGTCGCCCGCACGCAGCTCAATGCCCTGGTCAACCGCTACCGGGTGGTCTTGAGGGCCGACTACATCGTGATCACTGACCAGTCGGCCATCCGCCTGACCCACCCGAACCCGGACCAGATCGGCCAGCGCATGGTGGGCGGTGACTTCAAGGCCTTCCTGCGCGGCCAGAGCATGACCGAGACCGTGGCGGGGACGCTGGGGCCTTCCGTGCGGGCCAAGGTGCCGGTGCTGGCCGGGGACGGCCGGGTGCTGGGACTGGCCAGCGTGGGTTTCCTGCTGCCGCGCGTAGAGGACGTGTTCTGGAACGTGGTACGCGCCGCGCTGCCCTGGTATCTGGCCGCACTGGGCCTGGCGCTGCTGCTGGCCAATCTGCTGGCACGCCGGGTGCGGGCCACCCTGCTGGACCTGGAACCCGAGCAGGTGGCCGGCGGGCTGCTGCACTTCCGCACGGTGCTCAACACCCTGCAAGACGGCGTGCTGGTGGTACGGGCCGGGCAGATCTATGTCATGAATCCGCAGGCCCGCGCCATGCTGGGGGCGTCGCACCGCCTGCCGGTGCCACTCAGAGATCTGTTGCCTGATCTGCCGGCGCAGGAGGACCGGTCTCCCCACACCCTGGATGTGCGTGGGCAGCCGGTGCTGGTGGATGTGCACACCGCCGAGGACGGAGCGCAGGTGATCACGCTGCGCGATCTGGCCCGGGTGCAGGCGCTGGCCGACGAGCTCACCCAGTCACGCCGGTACGCCGAGTTGCTTCGCGCGCAGACGCACGAATTTACCAACCGGTTGCACACGCTGGCCGGGCTGCTGCACCTGGGGGAAACCCAGGAAGCGCTTCAGCTGATTCATGCGCAGGCCGCGCGGCACACCGCCCATGCCGACGCGGTCAGGCAGCTGGGTCACGTGCGGCTCGCCGCGCTGCTGCTGGGCAAGTTTGACCGTGCGGCTGAACTGGGCGTGACCCTGACCATCGATCCGCTCTCGAAACTGCCAGAAACCCTGGCGCCTGGCGTGCTGGACGCTCTTGAACTGGCGGCCGGCAACCTGATCGAGAACGCCTGCGAGGCCGCGAGTGGCCTCCCCGACGCCCGGGTGCAGGTGCTGATCGCCGCCGACCCGGAAGGCCTGATCCTAGAGGTGCGCGACACGGGGAACGGCGTGCCGCCCGCCTTGCTTACCTCTCTGACCCACAGGGGAGTCAGCAGCAAGGGCAGTGGGCGCGGCGTGGGGCTGGCCCTGGTGCAGGAACGGGTGGCCGCACTGGGCGGCACGCTGACGCATGACCGCCTTCCCGACCCCACTGGGCGGTTGTGGACCCGCTTTACCCTGGACCTGCCGGCCGGAGACACTCCATGA
- the moaC gene encoding cyclic pyranopterin monophosphate synthase MoaC: protein MVDVSNKAPTARTATAEAWVRLPPEARAALEAGTNAKGDPLIVARLAGLAASKRTAELITLCHPLPVTGAEVRVTLEPAGVRVKATVRTTGPTGVEMEALTAVTVAALNVYDMLKAASKALEITGIRLLAKTGGKSGDYEAPSRAPWP from the coding sequence ATGGTGGATGTCAGTAACAAGGCGCCCACGGCCCGCACGGCCACCGCGGAGGCCTGGGTCCGTCTTCCCCCCGAAGCACGTGCCGCCCTGGAGGCCGGGACCAATGCCAAAGGTGATCCGCTGATTGTGGCGCGTCTGGCCGGACTGGCCGCCAGCAAGCGCACGGCAGAGCTGATCACGCTGTGTCATCCGCTTCCAGTCACCGGAGCAGAGGTTCGGGTCACTCTGGAACCTGCGGGCGTACGCGTCAAGGCCACGGTCAGGACCACCGGCCCAACCGGCGTGGAGATGGAGGCGCTAACAGCCGTGACTGTCGCCGCCCTGAACGTGTACGACATGCTTAAGGCAGCCAGCAAGGCCCTGGAAATTACCGGCATACGTCTGCTGGCCAAGACCGGAGGCAAAAGCGGGGATTACGAAGCCCCCTCCCGCGCCCCGTGGCCGTGA
- the lpdA gene encoding dihydrolipoyl dehydrogenase yields MDSFDVLVIGGGPAGYVAAIRAAQLGFSTACVDAFERDGKPSLGGTCLNVGCIPSKAMLDSSEKFEMITHEAAEHGIDVQGASVDVARMLSRKASVVDKLTGGIAYLFKKNKVKSFFGLGRLVRQDGDGWIVDAAGTEVRARHVIVATGSNPRALPLAPFGGHIVENSGALAFEQVPGKLGVIGAGVIGLELGSVWRRLGAQVTVLEALPGFLMAADDAVAKEALKQFQKQGLEFHFGVSITEVTQDAAGVTVTYQENGNAVTAQFDKLIVSIGRVPNTQGLGADAVGLELDERGFVKVDSHYRTNLAGIYAIGDVIGGAMLAHKAEEEGVALAEMIAGQAGHVNYDVIPWVIYTSPEIAWAGLTEKGAKEKGLQVKTGQFPFSANGRALGHGDTRGFVKVVADAQTDKLIGIHMVGGGVSELIGEVVAIMEFGGSSEDLARTVHAHPTLSEVVKEAALAADKRALHM; encoded by the coding sequence ATGGATTCTTTCGACGTTCTGGTGATTGGGGGCGGCCCAGCGGGTTACGTGGCCGCCATTCGCGCGGCGCAACTGGGCTTCAGCACAGCGTGCGTGGACGCCTTCGAACGGGACGGCAAACCCTCACTGGGCGGCACCTGCCTGAACGTGGGCTGCATTCCCAGCAAGGCGATGCTGGATTCCTCGGAAAAATTCGAGATGATCACCCACGAGGCGGCTGAGCACGGCATCGACGTGCAGGGCGCCAGTGTGGACGTCGCGCGGATGCTGTCGCGCAAGGCCAGTGTGGTGGACAAGCTCACCGGCGGCATCGCCTACCTGTTCAAGAAGAACAAGGTGAAAAGTTTCTTTGGCCTGGGCCGGCTGGTCCGCCAGGACGGTGACGGCTGGATCGTGGACGCGGCCGGCACCGAAGTGCGGGCCAGACACGTGATCGTGGCGACCGGCAGCAACCCCCGCGCCCTGCCGCTGGCCCCGTTCGGCGGCCACATCGTGGAGAACAGCGGCGCGCTGGCCTTCGAGCAGGTGCCCGGCAAGCTCGGCGTGATCGGCGCGGGCGTCATCGGTCTGGAGTTGGGCAGCGTATGGCGCCGCCTGGGCGCGCAGGTCACGGTGCTTGAAGCCCTGCCCGGCTTCCTGATGGCCGCCGACGACGCCGTGGCCAAAGAAGCCCTCAAGCAGTTTCAGAAGCAGGGTCTGGAATTCCACTTTGGCGTGAGCATCACCGAAGTGACCCAGGACGCTGCCGGCGTGACCGTGACCTATCAGGAAAACGGCAACGCGGTGACGGCGCAGTTTGACAAGCTGATCGTCTCCATAGGGCGCGTGCCGAACACGCAGGGCCTGGGTGCCGACGCGGTGGGCCTGGAACTCGACGAGCGCGGCTTCGTGAAGGTCGACAGCCACTACCGCACCAACCTGGCGGGCATCTACGCCATCGGAGACGTCATCGGCGGCGCCATGCTGGCCCACAAGGCTGAGGAAGAAGGGGTGGCCCTGGCCGAGATGATCGCCGGTCAGGCCGGGCATGTGAACTACGACGTGATTCCCTGGGTGATCTACACCAGCCCCGAGATCGCCTGGGCCGGGCTGACCGAGAAAGGCGCCAAGGAAAAAGGGCTCCAGGTCAAGACCGGACAGTTCCCCTTCAGCGCCAACGGCCGGGCCCTGGGTCACGGCGATACGCGCGGGTTTGTCAAGGTTGTGGCCGACGCCCAGACCGACAAGCTGATTGGCATCCACATGGTCGGCGGCGGCGTGTCCGAGCTGATCGGTGAAGTCGTGGCCATCATGGAATTCGGCGGCAGCAGCGAGGATCTGGCGCGCACGGTTCACGCTCACCCCACCCTCAGCGAAGTGGTCAAGGAAGCGGCGCTCGCGGCCGACAAACGCGCACTCCACATGTAA
- a CDS encoding carboxypeptidase M32 produces the protein MSMEQLKRRLGQVSDLRAAEGLMSWDQETHMPSEAAQVRGVQMATLAGLAHEIFTNAQTGMLLEDAQAGDETDQAIVRVARRDYERATKLPTSFVEEQTRARNEAHHAWVDARKNSSYATFAPHLTRMMDLARRQADLLGYQEHPYDALMDAYEPGMRASQVRAVFADLRDRTLPLVRRIVDSADAADYSVLERPFPAEAQKAFAWRVAGEAFGLQPLFARQDESAHPFQTNFSRSDLRITTRVEPYWPACLFGTWHEAGHAMYERGVAGRWERTPVSRGASLGVHESQSRMFENLLGRSRPFWNRYFPQLAQAAPEVAAGLDPETLYRAVNRVSPSMIRVEADEVTYNFHVMLRFELELALLEGSLQVADLPEAWNARMNEYLGLTPRNDAEGVLQDVHWSAGLIGYFPTYTLGNLLSVQLLEAAQQDGTVAAGVQQAEYGPLLAWLAENVHQHGRSLTPEELTLKATGRPLSADPYVAYLHRKYGDIYNLS, from the coding sequence ATGAGCATGGAACAGCTGAAAAGGCGCCTCGGGCAGGTCAGTGACCTGCGTGCGGCAGAAGGCCTGATGTCCTGGGATCAGGAGACGCACATGCCATCCGAGGCCGCGCAGGTGCGCGGCGTGCAGATGGCCACCCTGGCCGGTCTGGCCCACGAGATCTTTACTAATGCCCAGACTGGCATGCTGCTCGAAGATGCCCAGGCTGGAGACGAGACGGATCAGGCCATCGTGCGTGTGGCCCGGCGCGACTACGAGCGCGCCACCAAGCTTCCCACGTCTTTCGTCGAAGAACAGACCCGGGCCCGCAATGAGGCGCATCACGCCTGGGTCGACGCTCGCAAGAACAGCAGCTATGCGACCTTCGCCCCGCATCTGACCAGGATGATGGACCTCGCGCGGCGTCAGGCAGACCTGCTGGGGTACCAAGAGCATCCCTACGACGCCCTGATGGATGCCTACGAGCCCGGCATGCGGGCCAGTCAGGTCAGGGCCGTCTTTGCTGACCTGCGTGACCGTACCCTGCCCCTGGTGCGCCGTATTGTCGACTCCGCTGACGCGGCCGATTACAGCGTGCTGGAGCGCCCCTTTCCTGCCGAGGCCCAGAAGGCCTTCGCGTGGCGGGTAGCGGGGGAAGCGTTTGGCCTGCAGCCCCTCTTTGCACGGCAGGACGAGAGTGCCCACCCCTTCCAGACCAATTTCAGCCGCAGCGATCTGCGCATCACCACGCGGGTGGAGCCGTACTGGCCCGCGTGCCTGTTCGGCACCTGGCACGAGGCCGGGCATGCCATGTATGAGCGGGGCGTTGCTGGGCGCTGGGAGCGCACCCCTGTCTCCCGGGGGGCAAGCCTGGGTGTGCATGAGAGCCAGTCGCGGATGTTCGAGAACCTGCTGGGACGCAGCCGCCCCTTCTGGAACCGCTACTTTCCGCAGCTGGCCCAGGCAGCGCCCGAGGTCGCGGCGGGACTGGACCCGGAGACGCTTTACCGCGCCGTGAACCGCGTCAGCCCCAGCATGATCCGTGTGGAAGCCGACGAGGTCACCTACAACTTTCATGTGATGTTGCGCTTTGAGCTGGAACTGGCACTGCTGGAAGGCTCGCTGCAGGTGGCCGATCTGCCGGAGGCCTGGAATGCGCGTATGAACGAGTACCTGGGCCTGACCCCCCGTAACGACGCCGAAGGGGTCTTGCAGGACGTGCACTGGTCCGCCGGACTGATCGGTTACTTCCCGACCTATACGCTGGGAAATCTGCTCAGCGTTCAACTGCTCGAAGCCGCGCAGCAGGACGGAACTGTGGCCGCCGGGGTGCAACAGGCCGAGTATGGACCGCTGCTGGCGTGGCTGGCCGAGAACGTTCACCAGCACGGCCGCAGCCTGACTCCCGAGGAACTCACTTTGAAGGCCACCGGGCGCCCACTGAGCGCTGATCCCTATGTCGCCTATCTGCACCGCAAGTACGGGGACATCTACAACCTGAGCTGA
- a CDS encoding helix-turn-helix domain-containing protein, with protein MKLHERLRELRSERGLRLKDVAEVAQISVPYLSDLERGRTNPSLETLQTLAGAYNITVHDLLEGVEFYGASTEGALPKGLSDLIADPTLGPQITPDWVRTLSRIELRGKRPRDKQDWYEIYLHLKRILS; from the coding sequence ATGAAACTGCACGAACGACTCCGTGAACTGCGCAGCGAACGGGGGCTGCGGCTCAAGGATGTTGCCGAGGTGGCTCAGATCAGCGTTCCTTACCTCAGCGACCTCGAGCGTGGACGGACCAATCCAAGTCTGGAAACCCTCCAGACCCTGGCTGGTGCGTACAACATCACCGTCCATGACCTGCTGGAAGGCGTCGAGTTCTACGGGGCCTCTACCGAAGGCGCTCTGCCCAAGGGACTGTCTGACCTGATCGCCGACCCCACCCTGGGGCCACAGATCACGCCTGACTGGGTCCGTACCCTATCGCGCATCGAACTGCGTGGCAAGCGTCCCCGCGACAAGCAGGACTGGTACGAGATCTATCTGCATCTCAAACGCATCCTCAGCTGA
- a CDS encoding response regulator, producing the protein MTHDPIRTLIVEDDPQIAALHRRLLERAGGFEVLGSAETLRIARAMSRTLRPDLLLLDVHLPDGRGLDLLRELRLEGAQVDAVLVTAASDAPSVQSALLHGAADYLVKPVTPERFALALERVRERAALWTQVDVRQGHLDALFTPLADDASGLDAETLRRVRAVLRDGAAHTAQEMGQALGISRVTAWRYLEYLTAQGEAAAAADARSVGRPAKRYRRA; encoded by the coding sequence ATGACCCACGACCCCATCCGCACCCTGATTGTCGAGGACGATCCGCAGATTGCGGCGCTCCACCGCCGTCTGCTGGAACGTGCAGGAGGCTTCGAGGTGCTGGGCAGTGCCGAGACGCTACGCATCGCACGGGCCATGAGCCGCACCCTGCGCCCGGACCTGCTGCTGCTGGACGTGCACTTGCCCGATGGACGAGGCCTCGATCTGCTGCGTGAACTGCGGCTGGAAGGCGCCCAGGTAGACGCAGTGCTGGTCACGGCGGCCAGTGACGCGCCCAGCGTACAAAGTGCGCTGCTGCACGGTGCGGCCGACTATCTGGTCAAGCCCGTCACGCCTGAACGTTTTGCGCTGGCGCTGGAACGGGTGCGTGAACGTGCGGCACTGTGGACGCAGGTGGATGTGCGGCAGGGACATCTGGACGCCCTGTTTACGCCACTGGCGGATGACGCTTCAGGTCTGGACGCCGAGACCCTGCGCCGGGTCCGTGCCGTTCTGCGTGACGGCGCAGCCCACACCGCCCAGGAAATGGGTCAGGCTCTGGGCATAAGCCGCGTGACCGCCTGGCGCTACCTGGAATACCTGACCGCTCAGGGCGAGGCCGCGGCAGCGGCGGATGCCCGCAGCGTGGGCCGACCGGCCAAACGCTACCGCCGCGCCTAG